One Nicotiana tomentosiformis chromosome 1, ASM39032v3, whole genome shotgun sequence genomic window, TGAGTGGCAGTCCAGGGTTTCTGAGTGTGATTGTTGTTCCTCTGTTGAAACTTTGTCTGAGTTCCTACCATAAAGGATGCTCCATCAGAAGGGTATTGAGGGCTCATGTATACCTCTCTTTGACTCTCATCCTGTAGTAACAATAAGTAGGAATGGTCTAAGTTGGGCAACAGATTCATCATGAGAATATTGCCTCTTGCTTGGCCATACACATTATTAAGTCCCATAAGAAATTGAATAACTCTCTGATCTTCCAAAAACTTAGTTACCTTCTTCTTTCTATCACACACACAGTCACAGATGCATCCTAAGTGTGTGCTCAGAGAGTCCAACTCATCCCATAGTCTCTTCAGAGTTGTGAAATAACCTGCTACACTGATATTTTCTTGAACTGACTTAGATATCTCCTTTTGCAGGTGGTATAGTTTAGCCCCAT contains:
- the LOC138908994 gene encoding uncharacterized protein; translation: MELWNSLEYIFGQSNGAKLYHLQKEISKSVQENISVAGYFTTLKRLWDELDSLSTHLGCICDCVCDRKKKVTKFLEDQRVIQFLMGLNNVYGQARGNILMMNLLPNLDHSYLLLLQDESQREVYMSPQYPSDGASFMVGTQTKFQQRNNNHTQKPWTATQKFGNSSQKFKGKKSKYKPNVTCSHYIRIGHVRADCYKLIEFPKNFQLTKQPNNYQATVKENAVVTGQKEGVAAINNEGNMNNQP